The Paenibacillus tianjinensis genome has a window encoding:
- a CDS encoding IS3 family transposase has translation MKDRYVVIDELKHKQTVKELCGYLGVHRSGYYAYLKRKEKDPDQELKRKIKAIYEQRDKTVGYRRIQDELYRQYHLVVNHKKVLRLMQELRIKAIIRRKYVHRTTYEAAVSDGRVAENLLKRNFKADKPNQKWVTDVTQYRVFDEKIYLSAIKDLWNNEIVGYHISRCNDNPLVLETFRKAFETHKDVTGLIVHSDQGCQYTSHAYHDMLPQVGAQISMSRRGNCYDNASIESFFSHLKVEALYPYDIRSIAEAQRRIEEYIRFYNEDRAQRKLNKLTPVEYRNQLVA, from the coding sequence TTGAAGGATAGATATGTTGTCATCGACGAACTGAAGCATAAGCAGACCGTAAAGGAACTCTGTGGATATTTAGGGGTCCACAGAAGCGGTTACTATGCTTATCTGAAGCGCAAGGAAAAGGATCCAGACCAAGAGTTGAAACGTAAGATCAAAGCCATATACGAGCAACGGGACAAGACGGTAGGATACCGTCGGATACAGGATGAGTTATACCGCCAATATCACCTTGTCGTGAATCACAAGAAGGTTTTACGACTCATGCAGGAGCTTCGTATTAAGGCGATTATACGCCGTAAGTACGTCCATAGAACAACCTATGAGGCAGCAGTTTCGGATGGAAGAGTCGCAGAGAATCTACTGAAAAGAAATTTCAAAGCGGATAAACCCAACCAGAAATGGGTAACGGATGTTACACAATATCGGGTATTCGATGAGAAAATTTACTTATCAGCCATCAAGGATTTGTGGAATAACGAGATCGTCGGATACCACATTAGCAGATGTAACGACAATCCACTTGTATTAGAGACGTTTAGAAAGGCCTTTGAAACACATAAAGACGTGACTGGACTGATCGTTCACAGCGACCAGGGATGCCAGTACACGTCCCATGCATACCACGACATGCTGCCACAGGTTGGCGCCCAAATCAGCATGTCACGCCGAGGAAATTGTTATGACAATGCCTCCATCGAGAGCTTCTTCTCTCATCTTAAAGTCGAAGCACTCTACCCTTATGATATACGAAGTATCGCTGAGGCACAAAGAAGAATTGAGGAGTATATACGTTTTTACAATGAAGATAGAGCACAACGAAAACTAAACAAGCTGACTCCTGTTGAGTACAGGAATCAGCTTGTAGCCTAG
- a CDS encoding helix-turn-helix domain-containing protein has translation MPAKKGQKFKHYPESVKVEAVRLFMEEGWCCRKITEHLDINDRKRVSVWVRKYRAKGKDSFQDRRGDPHRSETEQERELRRLQLEVDVLKKWLQILNREG, from the coding sequence ATGCCAGCTAAGAAAGGTCAGAAGTTTAAGCATTATCCTGAGTCTGTGAAAGTAGAAGCTGTTCGACTGTTTATGGAGGAAGGATGGTGCTGCAGAAAGATTACAGAACACCTGGATATTAATGACAGGAAGCGTGTCAGTGTCTGGGTGAGGAAGTATCGGGCAAAGGGAAAAGACTCTTTTCAGGATAGACGTGGAGATCCGCACAGGTCTGAAACAGAGCAAGAGCGAGAACTACGTCGTTTACAGTTGGAGGTAGACGTTCTAAAAAAGTGGTTACAAATCTTGAATCGGGAGGGTTGA
- a CDS encoding DUF6376 family protein — protein MKKYSLSLLLFILLIVPGCGFAEKVGNSVSFTADTASYMQTLTEFGQEMDSLAADAAADPQAKEALIERLAALKEQISGYANLQVPEYAADLHQSIVSYNEKLQQGLDQAATNLEEGKAAFESTGIPATISQINELLNQLGQLTPQ, from the coding sequence ATGAAGAAATACAGTCTAAGTCTGCTGCTGTTCATCCTGCTGATTGTACCGGGCTGCGGGTTTGCGGAAAAGGTAGGGAATAGCGTCAGTTTCACCGCCGATACAGCTTCTTACATGCAGACGCTGACGGAGTTCGGGCAGGAAATGGATTCGCTGGCTGCCGATGCAGCAGCAGACCCGCAGGCTAAGGAGGCATTGATAGAAAGGCTGGCTGCTCTGAAGGAACAGATTTCCGGGTATGCCAATCTTCAGGTTCCGGAGTATGCAGCAGATCTGCATCAATCCATTGTGAGCTACAACGAGAAGCTCCAGCAAGGTCTGGATCAGGCTGCAACGAATCTGGAAGAAGGCAAAGCAGCCTTCGAATCGACAGGAATTCCTGCTACGATCAGCCAGATTAACGAGCTTTTGAACCAGCTGGGCCAGCTAACCCCTCAATGA
- a CDS encoding MarR family winged helix-turn-helix transcriptional regulator, protein MTDEKWERLEEADWLFRKMVRRFVKERDRVNVEGIALPGMLILNKIIREGEQRLGDLAEQLDFTSGAITALSDKLEKGGYTVRRRKEDDRRTVLLDITAKGRELVKRNSNVGARCITLLFEGFTEEELAQQSRFYERMIGNLEGFSDTLLELARQNAEAAATRPEQKPRKTALENKYLSY, encoded by the coding sequence ATGACAGATGAAAAGTGGGAGCGCCTGGAGGAGGCCGACTGGCTCTTCCGCAAGATGGTAAGGAGATTCGTGAAGGAGCGTGACCGGGTGAATGTGGAGGGTATTGCCCTGCCGGGCATGCTGATCCTGAACAAGATTATCCGCGAGGGCGAGCAGCGGCTCGGCGATCTGGCAGAGCAGCTCGATTTCACCTCCGGCGCCATTACGGCACTGAGCGACAAGCTGGAAAAGGGCGGGTACACGGTACGCCGGCGGAAGGAAGATGACCGCAGGACGGTACTGCTGGATATTACGGCAAAAGGACGGGAGCTGGTTAAGCGCAACAGCAATGTGGGAGCCCGATGTATCACGCTTCTGTTCGAGGGTTTCACGGAGGAGGAGCTTGCGCAGCAGAGCCGTTTCTATGAACGGATGATCGGGAATCTGGAAGGATTCTCAGACACCCTGCTGGAGCTGGCCCGGCAGAATGCCGAAGCCGCTGCCACCCGCCCTGAACAGAAGCCGCGGAAAACCGCGTTAGAGAACAAGTATCTTAGCTACTAA